A window of Plasmodium malariae genome assembly, chromosome: 12 genomic DNA:
atattgtttaaaTCGAAATCACCAAAGGGGATCTCTTCCTCCTTCTCTTCACCTCCATTGTGTTCGCTACTCACGCTGCTTTCTTTACACATTTCGCTGCTCAGACACTTCTCTTCTCCCACGTCGTTGTTGACATCACTCCCTTTTCCGATTTCGTTGTTGATACTACTCTCCTTTCCCATTTCGCTTTTAACACTGTTTCGACTTTTTTCATGTGTCCCAAGCAAACCTAAGCTACCATTTAACAGAGTGCTTGTGTCCATTTGACCAACTTTCAAATGATTACACAGGTCAACACCATCATCGTACTCTTTTTCATTTCCGATTTTGCTCCATTTATGATATAATACAGGACTTAGGGTAAACAAATTTGAATTTCCATTTAgttcattattttcctttttctcattttcttcattaattTGAATCGGTACATGTACAAGTTCTGTTTTTACAAGTGGCTTCTTATTCgttgtatgtatttttttccaatttGTCGATGCTTTTAAAAGTTTTTGTAACGCATCagcatacatatttatgtgttcgattgtaaatgtatttttttgctCTTGATCAATTTGTTCATCAGTGAggaattcttcttttttatccttttctaAGGGTTCATTTTTTGCTTCAACATACTCTGCAAGTATGGTCTCTGCGTTTATATTTTCTGAGTGCACATTTTCTACCTGTTTATTCCCAAACTGTTTATTCTCCTTTTCCGTTTCCAAGAAATTTCCTTCCATTTTTTCGTGCTTTTGAACATGCAAATATGGATCATTCATAATGTATGTAGAATTCATGGTTACAGACAAATACTCTTTAATATCACTTATGTTATGCTTGTCCCTTTTAACATACttaatattatcaaaatttatataatcatgggaattattatttggatatttatttaataatagcTGTTCTTTAGTTAATAGATAATTCtctatattaaaatgtgcattacatttatttttttttttattactagaTACAGATACActtaatgtttttaaaattaaattactGCAATTATTCTTTACACATTTCTCTTTATGAACTTTTctgaaattattatttttctgtaattttttgaatacaTTATTTGTTGTTATGTCTTTAATATACCAATTTGATAAATTCGGGACAAgacatataattaaattattcaaattttcgttattttttattacaaataattcatttttaaaaatacttttttttattcttaaattaactataaaattatgaatatcttttaagtataaatttttgtaacTGTAAAATGATACTTCCAATTTCTTACTCGAGTTCTCtttattttgtgttttttCATTCAATTTCTTTCTCTTTACAACCCTTGACTTATCATTATTCCCAAATTGGTTTAatgaattctttttatttttcctccTTTTATTCTTCATCGGAATGAACGTGTTATCAGGTAAAGATGATGGGTCTTCCTCGTACTCGGGCGTACAGGAGCTGTAGCTgttatatacttaataaataCCGCTCTATGTAAGtaatgtgtatacatatgcatgtcTTCGCGTTTATTCAGTGTTACGCGTTTAAGCGACATTCCGCATTTATGCGGTATTACACGTTTAATACTGGCTTTCGCACTTAAGCGCTTTAACACTTACGTATTTACGTACTCACTTATGTACTCATTTACACATGTACTGGCTTACACGTTTACCTGTACTTCTTTCTCTTTGCGTGAGCACAGCCTCCAAAATGAAAAAGCTGTTCcgcaaaaattttaaatcttgcaactttaaaaaatttaatatatataataaaaaattatttttcatattcaaaaaaatgtagaataATGCATTTATCTTTgaatgaatttttatttctacttaattttttttaatattttccacaatttaaattaagaaaacattcaaatatatattgtacgaaaatgtatataattacatgTTCATATACTATTTTACGTGTTATGTtaaagaattttataaaaaaaaaaaaaaaaagaagccaAAATTGTTGCATGATTCGTTTAGGCGATTGGTGGCTATTTTGCGCTGCGAAAAAGCAGCACACGAACCTATGTATGTATGGGAATATATCTATgaattatgtatgtatgaatatatgtatatttgaatatatgtaagtatgaatatatgtaagtacgaatatatgtaagtacgaatatatgtaagtacgaatatatgtaagtacgaatatatgtaaatacgaatatatgtacgtatgaatatatgtaagtacgaatatatgtaagtaagaatatatgtatttacttaagtatatatgtacgtatggatgtatgtacgtatggatgtatgtacgtatggatgtatgtacgtatggatgtatgtacgtatggatgtatgtacgtatggatgtatgtatgtatgtatgtatggatgtatgtacgtatggatgtatgtacgtatggaTGTATGCATTTATGAAGGTAATAAATTTAGCGGACagtatttttttgttgtgGCGCTATATAAGCAAAAGCTTGACGCCATTCTCCGGCAAAAAGGGGCaaaattgtatataacagatttttcaaaaaaaaaaaaaaaaaacttgtaAAAGATGACATGTTTAAATGagtatacataaaaatgaatgtattttatttattataatataattaaacatttttgcaaatcttaaataaaggaaaatattttgcACAAATGCATACATCGAAAATACAATCTACTTAAGTATGCTATGCGTAAACATGTTATGCGTACATATGTTGTGCGTATATATGTTGTACCTATATATGTTTAGCTTAAATATGTTTAGCAcgaaataaattttgtaaaaaagcAAATGCTCAAATGGTTCATCGtgaattatattacatatatatatatatatatatatgcatatattaagtcatattgtttataaagcaaaaatgaacagttatattatattcttatgtaataatgaatatatgtagtGGAATTTTTTCGCTGATCACTTAACACAAAGAGCTAAAAGGATCAAAACCGAAACATTTGATATGATACCAAGTTAATGGGAAACTACGAactaatgtataaaaataagcaatatatatatatatatatataatatatactgttttaaaatatcgtatttatttttgatcAAAGAGAGTATTAATGGGAAGCTCCCCTTTGAATGCCTTGATTTTCTTTATGAACGTTACcatgttttaatattattattttatttttttatttgccattttttataattacgTTAACATTTCGTCACttcgtttatatatatatatatataaaacattaattattcttttccCTGAGTGAAATGCATAACTTGCCagtttacataaaaatgtaaatttacgTATAAGGCGAAATATGGCTCAAGAACACTAACTGTAGTTTTACTGCACAATATTAATTGCGTAGTTCCTTTTTGGACgaatatttttacttgtGTTACATTCCCTCAGTTAATATATGCCAAGAGCCGGTGACCACAATTTGATTTTTT
This region includes:
- the PmUG01_12027500 gene encoding exoribonuclease, putative; this translates as MKNKRRKNKKNSLNQFGNNDKSRVVKRKKLNEKTQNKENSSKKLEVSFYSYKNLYLKDIHNFIVNLRIKKSIFKNELFVIKNNENLNNLIICLVPNLSNWYIKDITTNNVFKKLQKNNNFRKVHKEKCVKNNCSNLILKTLSVSVSSNKKKNKCNAHFNIENYLLTKEQLLLNKYPNNNSHDYINFDNIKYVKRDKHNISDIKEYLSVTMNSTYIMNDPYLHVQKHEKMEGNFLETEKENKQFGNKQVENVHSENINAETILAEYVEAKNEPLEKDKKEEFLTDEQIDQEQKNTFTIEHINMYADALQKLLKASTNWKKIHTTNKKPLVKTELVHVPIQINEENEKKENNELNGNSNLFTLSPVLYHKWSKIGNEKEYDDGVDLCNHLKVGQMDTSTLLNGSLGLLGTHEKSRNSVKSEMGKESSINNEIGKGSDVNNDVGEEKCLSSEMCKESSVSSEHNGGEEKEEEIPFGDFDLNNIFSIDCEMCETTNHQRELTKITVVDAYMNIVYDSYVVPDNKITNYLTLYSGINESTLENVNTKLKDVQEYLKKILNNKSILIGHSLENDLHALKIKHDYVIDTSVIYSGSNYYFIKPSLFNLSKKHLNITMKRDNGHNSIDDAKISMFLAIKKISEFGANEFSSFYHPLPLFLNRDNYSNIANNIIQEEDICFKYEKNLCIYDSKNKYIEEKVPKIFLKNCFHCVCENDDECAENLIMNLKNKNKIKNYILIFRDYENLCNEKMYNCFKNANNENFKIENNEKMFEFPSRVEANEILNKLSSNIEKIYNNMGKNDALILLSFNDNYLAEEKIKETLCTAKDIFYSAKDINEKLNNVDQKIKSLEEFINRKKKDNVWTKIHFFEFQHLLYTYDKCILNYLNENRTNEKNMFIINSLRTLRNTLCVNDKKRNFNGWFSILLKS